The Streptomyces sp. NBC_01426 genome includes a region encoding these proteins:
- a CDS encoding GNAT family N-acetyltransferase codes for MESVVTALDRLWPAELRTDHLFLRPVTHEDGLLVHKLLTDDRVRAHLGGPVTQERVAARQAAYPTTAGAWTVVRVADQQPIGLVTIGADHRREGRAEISYQLLPSAWGEGLGREAVAAAVSWWTDAVPGGGPLVAVTQKANLASCRMLESIGMIVVDEIDEHGARQCLYTPAGDQDDSDLRWVRLLAEHRDAVERRRGAQARATAAGQNLPDDLAVLTPEELARLCPARHGAYGRVCARRADHTPDLHLGRAQDGAWIAWLITAGAS; via the coding sequence ATGGAATCCGTCGTCACCGCCCTGGACCGCCTCTGGCCCGCCGAGCTGCGCACCGACCATCTCTTCCTGCGGCCGGTCACCCACGAAGACGGACTCCTCGTGCACAAGCTGCTGACCGACGACCGGGTCCGCGCGCACCTCGGCGGTCCGGTCACGCAGGAGCGCGTCGCCGCCCGGCAGGCCGCCTACCCGACGACGGCCGGCGCGTGGACCGTCGTCCGCGTCGCCGACCAGCAACCGATCGGCCTGGTGACCATCGGCGCCGACCACAGGCGCGAGGGCCGCGCCGAAATCTCCTACCAGCTGCTCCCCTCCGCCTGGGGCGAAGGGCTGGGCAGGGAGGCCGTCGCCGCGGCCGTCAGCTGGTGGACGGACGCCGTCCCGGGCGGTGGCCCGCTGGTTGCGGTCACCCAGAAGGCCAACCTGGCCTCGTGCCGCATGCTGGAGTCGATCGGCATGATCGTCGTGGACGAGATCGACGAGCACGGTGCGCGCCAGTGCCTCTACACCCCCGCGGGCGACCAGGACGACAGCGATCTGCGCTGGGTCCGTCTGCTCGCCGAGCACCGGGACGCCGTCGAACGCCGACGAGGTGCCCAGGCACGCGCGACCGCGGCCGGCCAGAACCTCCCCGACGACCTCGCGGTGCTCACCCCCGAGGAGTTGGCCCGGCTGTGCCCCGCCCGTCACGGCGCCTACGGCCGAGTCTGCGCCCGCAGGGCCGATCACACGCCAGACCTTCACCTGGGCAGGGCGCAGGACGGCGCGTGGATCGCCTGGCTGATAACGGCTGGAGCTTCCTGA
- a CDS encoding helix-turn-helix domain-containing protein — MSRWGKQQDRLVVRAVDVLSGVLNGAVPEPARRVVASRALLAVEELVFPMHEELVLEENADAAAREATDEQWAHDAAVRGWVIETLAEHATSYNELHEVWEDDLEYVEPRGDHPVWALLELAPFARRLRLLQEAAAKTAVGLGGDVGVGAHQIGHWAAGRSRPGEREREALAEALGVHRAWLHASRDEQPDVQLYRFASCPCEKPTAMTRLGLGREEPDWYDSPAEQAAAVHWCGGCRQGWVKDAAGWLLPLPPGEEPKPSHRDFAGLGRPFSSSPSVTFDEPWPRALWQLPAGRKGRARTAYQVPELLTREPQTLPVRPTAARIVVPEPVWGAGSAERLAANASWCRTCRALADAPEGAAGGPWVLLHRSEPRRGLSTWTYPTEKDALHHGAHLAMTYLQLDDGPLDPVALDLFVGQAHPQVIARFLELHPETTQFEVAELVPMRASEF; from the coding sequence GTGAGCAGGTGGGGGAAGCAGCAGGACCGGCTGGTGGTGCGGGCCGTCGACGTGCTGTCGGGTGTGCTGAACGGCGCGGTGCCGGAGCCTGCTCGTCGTGTCGTCGCCTCCCGGGCACTGCTGGCCGTCGAGGAGTTGGTGTTCCCGATGCACGAGGAGCTGGTGCTGGAGGAGAACGCGGACGCGGCGGCGCGTGAGGCTACCGATGAGCAGTGGGCACACGACGCTGCGGTGCGCGGGTGGGTGATCGAGACGTTGGCCGAGCACGCCACGTCCTACAACGAGCTCCATGAGGTGTGGGAAGACGATCTGGAGTACGTCGAACCCCGTGGTGACCATCCGGTGTGGGCGCTGCTGGAGCTGGCTCCCTTCGCGCGACGCCTGCGGCTGCTGCAAGAGGCGGCCGCGAAGACAGCCGTCGGCCTGGGCGGCGACGTCGGCGTCGGCGCGCACCAGATCGGGCACTGGGCGGCGGGCCGGTCCCGGCCCGGAGAACGTGAGCGGGAGGCGCTGGCAGAGGCGCTGGGTGTCCACCGGGCGTGGCTGCACGCTTCGCGCGACGAGCAGCCCGATGTGCAGCTGTACCGGTTCGCGTCCTGCCCGTGCGAGAAGCCGACCGCCATGACGCGGCTAGGGCTGGGCCGGGAGGAGCCGGACTGGTACGACAGCCCCGCCGAGCAGGCTGCCGCCGTGCACTGGTGTGGCGGCTGCCGGCAGGGCTGGGTGAAGGACGCGGCCGGCTGGCTGCTGCCGCTGCCTCCCGGGGAGGAGCCGAAACCGTCCCACAGGGACTTCGCCGGCCTCGGCCGACCGTTCAGCAGCAGCCCCTCGGTAACCTTCGATGAGCCGTGGCCGCGGGCTCTGTGGCAGCTCCCGGCAGGCCGGAAAGGCCGCGCCCGCACCGCCTACCAGGTCCCCGAACTGCTCACCCGGGAGCCGCAGACCCTGCCCGTACGGCCGACAGCCGCGCGCATCGTCGTGCCAGAACCGGTGTGGGGGGCCGGTTCAGCGGAGCGGCTCGCCGCGAACGCGTCGTGGTGCCGCACCTGCCGGGCCCTGGCCGACGCGCCTGAGGGGGCGGCCGGCGGCCCGTGGGTTCTGCTGCACCGCAGCGAGCCGCGACGCGGGCTGAGCACCTGGACCTACCCCACCGAGAAAGACGCTCTGCATCACGGCGCCCATCTGGCCATGACGTACCTGCAGCTGGACGACGGTCCCCTCGACCCTGTGGCGCTGGACCTGTTCGTCGGCCAGGCTCACCCCCAGGTCATCGCCCGCTTCCTCGAACTGCACCCGGAGACCACCCAGTTCGAGGTCGCCGAACTCGTCCCCATGCGCGCCAGCGAGTTCTGA